One window of Candidatus Regiella endosymbiont of Tuberolachnus salignus genomic DNA carries:
- a CDS encoding plasmid stabilization protein: protein MAHQILAEMAASITDLKRNPMGTLADGEGEAVAILNRNQPAFYCVPPKLYAYYRELAEDAELNLIADERMAKPEFVSVNLDDL, encoded by the coding sequence ATGGCTCATCAAATCCTAGCAGAAATGGCGGCCAGTATTACCGATCTCAAACGTAACCCTATGGGTACGCTTGCAGACGGTGAGGGTGAGGCTGTTGCTATACTTAATCGTAATCAACCCGCTTTTTATTGTGTACCGCCTAAACTTTATGCTTACTATCGGGAACTTGCCGAAGATGCTGAGCTTAACCTTATCGCTGATGAACGAATGGCAAAACCCGAATTTGTGAGCGTAAATCTAGATGATTTATAA
- a CDS encoding type II toxin-antitoxin system RelE/ParE family toxin: protein MIYKLKFEKRALKEWDKLGHTLKQQLKNKLSERLDNPHVPSARLSGKTNRYKIKLRASGYRLVYEVNDNEVVLLVIAIGKRTGDDIYHAADQR from the coding sequence ATGATTTATAAGTTAAAATTTGAAAAACGCGCTTTAAAAGAATGGGATAAATTAGGCCATACACTGAAACAACAGTTAAAAAATAAGCTGTCTGAAAGGTTGGACAATCCGCATGTTCCATCAGCAAGGTTAAGTGGGAAGACTAATCGCTATAAAATTAAATTAAGAGCGTCTGGTTACAGATTAGTCTACGAAGTAAATGATAACGAAGTCGTTTTACTTGTAATCGCTATAGGAAAAAGAACAGGGGATGACATTTATCACGCTGCTGATCAGCGTTAA
- a CDS encoding phage portal protein — MRPVSCHPFNRKKRHPIATQPMKQTTPPRVEAFTFGDPIPMLDQRDMLDYLECAVVDQWYEPPVSFQGLAKSFRAAVHHSSPIYMKRNLLVSLFQPHRYLSKQDFSRYALDFLVFANAFLEVRTNRLGGVLKLVPSPAKYTRCGVEPGTHWYVQSWADPHCFAADSVFHLLDPDINQEIYGVPDYLAALNSSWLNEAATLFRRKYYLNGSHAGFILYMNDAAHQQEDIDRLRQAMKDAKGPGNFRNLFMYAPGGKKDGLQLIPLAEVAAKDEFINIKNVTRDDQLAAQRVPPQLMGILPHNTGGFGDIEKAARVFAINELAPLQERLSEINAWLGEEVIRFKPYELVENASM; from the coding sequence GGGTAGAAGCCTTTACCTTTGGCGATCCGATCCCGATGCTCGATCAACGCGATATGCTGGATTATCTGGAATGTGCCGTAGTTGACCAGTGGTATGAGCCGCCGGTGTCATTTCAGGGGCTGGCGAAATCTTTTCGCGCCGCGGTGCATCACAGCTCACCGATTTACATGAAACGCAATCTGTTAGTCAGCCTGTTTCAACCGCATCGCTATTTATCCAAACAGGATTTTAGCCGCTATGCGCTGGATTTTCTGGTGTTTGCTAATGCCTTTTTAGAGGTGCGCACCAACCGCTTGGGCGGGGTGCTCAAATTGGTGCCCAGTCCCGCTAAATATACCCGTTGTGGCGTGGAGCCCGGTACCCATTGGTATGTGCAATCCTGGGCAGATCCGCATTGTTTTGCCGCAGATAGCGTGTTTCATCTGCTCGACCCTGATATTAATCAGGAAATCTACGGTGTGCCCGATTATTTGGCGGCACTCAATTCCAGCTGGCTGAATGAGGCGGCGACGCTGTTTCGGCGCAAATATTATCTTAATGGCAGTCATGCCGGCTTTATTTTGTACATGAACGATGCGGCGCATCAACAAGAAGACATTGATCGCTTGCGGCAAGCGATGAAAGACGCCAAAGGACCCGGGAATTTTCGTAATTTGTTTATGTATGCGCCGGGTGGGAAAAAAGACGGGTTACAGTTGATTCCCTTGGCAGAAGTGGCGGCCAAAGATGAATTTATTAACATTAAAAATGTGACCCGTGATGATCAACTCGCGGCACAGCGGGTACCGCCTCAACTGATGGGCATTTTACCGCACAATACCGGCGGCTTTGGTGATATCGAAAAAGCAGCACGGGTGTTTGCCATCAATGAATTAGCCCCACTGCAAGAGCGGCTGAGTGAAATCAATGCCTGGCTGGGTGAAGAGGTGATCCGCTTTAAGCCGTATGAATTAGTGGAAAACGCTTCAATGTAA